The sequence below is a genomic window from Rhinopithecus roxellana isolate Shanxi Qingling chromosome 19, ASM756505v1, whole genome shotgun sequence.
TGGACATCGGGTGGGACCTGCCTGTCCGGGACCCGCAGTGAAGCCCGCGGGTTCCCGGGTCCTCCTCCCCGGGGCTAGAATGCAATCGGTCTTCTCTGGCCAGTCAGACACGGCATTGTTTTAAGAAAAGTTTGGGGttgtcaagtgaaagaaagatgaCCGTTACTGATAATTTGCTACCTCTGACCCTTTCACGTGCCTGCCGCATGGAATCCCCGAAGCAAGCGCCTCTGATTAGCCCTTCCCAGGAGAGCAAGCAGGGCCTTCTTCCCTGTGCCTGAGTCACCTCTGGGAGAAGGAATGTGGCTTTGTGTCAGTGGACTTTGACCTTGCCCTGACCAGGCCCCAGCCCCATTCCAGGCTGTGGTCCCCTGGCCTAGCCTCTgacccctcctccctccagcctgTCCAGTGGGTACATGGGCCCGCCAGACTTCACCCTGCATGTCTGCTGGGACTCCGTGCACTGTGGCAGGGGTGCTGGGAGGAAGCGTGGTGTGCAGTGGAGCAGCTTTGTGCACTGTGTGGGCTGCCAGGGTCACACCTCTCCTGGAGAGGCAGGGACAGCTTCGTCCACTCTTGAGGGGATGGGCAGCTACTGTAAGGAAGTGACGAAGAAGCCAGGGCAGCGGGGCCCAGTTGGTGGCAGGGCTGTGTAGCTTTGGGCTTGAGAGTTCACATGTTAGCAGACTGAGATTTATGAATGAAAACTCTAGAACCAAGTGGCAAGGCAGTGGCTGTACACCCTTAGTGTTAAGCCTGGGGAGCTTCAGAGGCCGTCGGGGAGGAGGAAACAGGATTTTCAGGGCGATTTTCAGGGTTTTCAGGGTTTTATTTTGTGGTTGGATTTGTTTTGGGTTAGCCCCAGGGACTGTTCGCTTGTCATAGTCTAGGATCCAACCCTACCCCAAAAGTTAACATTGATCTATTTTAAAGTGACTGCCCAGGGCAGTTGATATTGGGTGAGGGGATAGGACACGTGGCCCTGCAGTTCACTGTGGGCTCCAGTCTGTCCTGCACCCACCAGTCCTCCAGACCCAGCCAGGCCTTGACGTCTCTGCCCCCGCCACCCTTTCTAGATCTGGCACAGGGGTCCCACCATCAGGCCCAGGAGCCAGTGGGGTGGAGAGCTGAGCACCTACATCTTCTGAATCCCAGTCCCAGGGCTCCCAGCagcagcttctcaaagtgcttcCTAAGGAGTCCTCAGAGGAGCAAAACTCTGCCCCTAAGCCACAGGGCCACCTGGCCCCCACCCTTGGCACAGGCACCACCCACTCTCTTTGTCTCCACAGCTATGACATGGTGCATTACGGCCATTCTAACCAGCTGCGCCAGGCACGGGCCATGGGCGACTACCTCATCGTAGGCGTGCACACTGATGGTACGCACAGGTGGCCTCGCCCACTCACGGTCCCCCAGCCCTCCTGTGGGTTGCGCCCATTGACTGAAAGCCGGCAGGCCTGGGCCGCCTTGCCAGGGCTCAGCTATAGGGGACAGCACTGTAGGCTCACCCAGCCCGGCCCCAGCTGAGGATGGCCTAATGCCTTTCCCATCTTGCACTTCCTGTCCCAGCTAAAGAGAAGGGGCACCTGCTCCCCACCACTGCCAGCGTGGCTCCCAAGCCTTGAGGGGCTGAGCACCTGCTCTTCAGAAGGAATCTCTGCCTTTGCCTGAGACCCTCACAGGGGAGCCAGCCACCCAGTTGACCAGCACTAGTGGGCTAAGGGCCAGGCGAGGCAGCCAGCCTGCCCCCACCGGCCCTCGCGTGTGGCTGTAGCTGGGTGCTGGGAAGGGGCCTCGTATGCAGGGGCCGGCGGGCTGGGGTCCCCAGTCTCCTTGTTGTCCTTTCCCTAGAGGAGATCGCCAAGCACAAGGGGCCCCCGGTGTTCACTCAGGAGGAGAGATACAAGATGGTGCAGGCCATCAAATGGGTGGACGAGGTGGTGCCCGCCGCCCCCTACGTCACTACGCTAGAGACCCTGGACAAATACAACTGTGACTTCTGTGTTCACGGCAGTGAGTGgtgggcctggggcctggggccatCAGGTGGCTCAGGATCAGATCTGCTGGTGGGACATCTGGGAAAAGGGAGCCTCCATGCCCTTCGAGGATCTGAGATATTTCCGGGCCCCGACCTAGAAATGGGCATGTGGCACTAGGGCAGGCCAGGGGCTGAGGGGGTCCTGGGCTCTGAACGGTCTGATGGCTTTGGGTTAAGGATCCTTGTCCTTGTGTGTCACTGCTTAGATGACATCACCCTGACTGTAGACGGCCGGGACACCTATGAGGAGGTAAAGCAGGCCGGCAGGTACAGGTGAGTCTCCACCATGGACCTGGCCATCCAGGGGCTGGGCACGGGCTCCCTCCTGGCTCGTGCTTTGGTGTTTCCCGGGAGCCCGTGAGGGGGCGTCTGGGCCCTGGGCCATGTTCCTCACTCCAAGGACCGGGAATTTGAGGAATGGAGGTGCCATTGTGGGGTGGCCTGGAGGCCCTCACCATTTGGTGCTGCAGACCCGTAGCCTCAGGGCTCCAAAGGCACAGCTTTGTGAGGTGGCAGCTGTTGAGCTCGGGGGACGTGGCTGGCACTGCTATGGAACTGGCACTATATCTGAATTACCAGGCGTCAGAGACATGAGGCCAGTGGCTCCTGCACGGGATGCTGCAGCTGAGAATTCACTCGGCCGCAGATGCTCAGCGTTCAGGACGTGGGCGTGAGGGAGGCGGGGAGCAGAGCCACTGCCCAAGTGCCCGCCCTCTCCCCAGCATTGCACACCTGAGCCCTAGCAAGGGTCCTTTTCCATGGTCCTTTTCCATGCTCCTGTCACTCCCTTCAGTCAGTAAACGCGTGGAGGCCTTCCCCACATTCCCAACCCAGGTTTTCTGTTATAGCCTTGTGCAGGGAGGGGACCCTCAGTCTTTGGGGCAGCCATGGGTTCTGCCACAGCAGGGCCGCTAGTGTCCCTAGTGGTGGTAGCAGGAGACAGCCTTTCAAGTGTCCCAGGATGAGACCCCACtcctgctctgtcccccagagAGTGCAAGCGCACACAAGGGGTGTCCACCACAGACCTCGTGGGCCGCATGCTGCTGGTGACCAAAGCCCACCACAGCAGCCAGGTGAGTCAAGGGCGGAATCCCCAAGGCCCCTGGGTCAAGGTCGCCAGGGGAAAGGAGGGGCACCTCCCTGCCCCCTCAGGGCCCTCCTGCCCActgctccccatccccacccagtCCTGGGGTCGCCACGCCTGGAGGGCAGGCCCCTCAGCCCTGCTCTGCCCTTCTGTGCAGGAGATGTCTTCTGAGTACCGGGAGTATGCAGACAGTTTTGGCAAGGTGAGTGCGGCCGTGGAGGGGAAGCTGAGCACACAGCTGCAGGGGGCTCCCCCGGCCACCTGTCCTGGTCATCCCTTGGGGAAAGGCCAGCCCAGAGCCtcaccctcctctctccctccctggcaCTGACCAGGCACTGACTGCCAGGTTCGGCCGGCTGGTGGACGCcgggagggagggcaggcagcGGTGGCACCGGCTGGCCGGTCATGGCAGCCACTGCTTGGAGGAGGAGCAAGGACTTGCCTGTGGACAGGTGTTCTCTAACCAAGTGGCCTGGCCCTCTCTCCCTTTGTAGCCCCCTCACCCGATACCCGCTGGGGACATACTTTCCTCAGAAGGATCCTCCCAGGTGACAGACAGTGGTCTCAGGGTGCCGGGTCCCTCCCAAGGGCTGTGTGCACTCGCCGCCGGGCTCCTTGCCTCCTCCTGGCGGTCACTGGCTGGGCTGAAGTGGTGTCAGCTGTGGTACCTGCTGTGGCTGTGGGGTGGCGCCACAGTCCCGCCTGCCACCTGGCCTGGCAGTGTGTCCCCCGCCCGAGGTGACTGGCtggaaatgggattgctggcagGCGACAGCTGAGGGTTTGGTGACCTGGCGAGGGCAGCACctgggaggcctccccagccaaccTGCTCCCTCTCTTGGCTTGCAGTGCCCTGGTGGGCGGAACCCCTGGACCGGGGTATCCCAGTTCCTGCAGACATCTCAGAAGATCATCCAGTTTGCTTCCGGGAAGGAGCCCCAGCCAGGGGAGACAGTCATCTATGTGGCTGGCGCCTTCGACCTGTTCCGTATCCTCTGAGCCTCTGCTGCTCCCTACGTGTGCCACGTGGGGTGGGACCCGGAGGCTTCAGTTTGACTTCTTGGGGCCCCAGACTGGGCTGGTTTGCAGGGGAGCAGCTGTCGGCAGGGAGGATGGTGGGGAGGCCCTTGGGCATGAGCTGTCAGGGAGCTGCTCCCTGTCATCTCCATCCCGACTGCTTCTTAACCTGGGCGCAGACATCGGGCATGTGGACTTCCTGGAGAAGGTGCACAGGCTGGCAGAGAGGCCCTATATCATCGCAGGCTTACACTTTGACCAGGTCACTGCCCTCTTGTTCCCTGGGCCCCTGAGCAGCTGATGGGCTCGAGGGGCCCTAAGGGTTGGTGTTGGGTGCAGGTGGTCTCTAGGAGGAGGCCTCAGGTGAAGTCAGAGGAGACCCTGGGGGGGTGATCATGGGCTTCTGGGGTCCAGAGCTATCCTGTCTGGGGCATCTCCACAAGGGTGGGCACCCTTCCTGACTTCTTCCCATAAGGGACAGCTGGGAGGGGCACACCCTGTCCCCCCAAGGTTTCGGGGCTGAGCTAGCCTCACTCTGGCCGCAGGAGGTCAATCACTACAAGGGGAAGAACTACCCCATCATGAATCTGCACGAGCGGACCTTGAGCGTGTTGGCCTGCCGGGTGAGTGGGGCCAGGAGCCGGCCCAGGGATGGGGGACCTTCCCACAACATCCCCCCCACCAAGGGCCTCCTTGAGCCAGGGCAGGGGGCTTGGGTCCTGGCAGAGCCGCACCCAGCACCCCGAGCTCTGTGGCACATGCCCAGACCTGTTtgttgaggcaggaggaggggtgCTCGGGTCTCCAGGTGCTGTTCCTTCTTGCCTCATGGAGGAGCCCCAGGGGTCCTCAGCCTGCCCAGCCTATCCCTGCTACTCACTGGAAGCCCAGCCCCATGTCTGGGCCATCTCCCACCACCCTGTGGCCCTGGCTTGCCAGTAGCAGGGACCGAGCAAGTCTTTGTGCTACTGTCCCTGCAGTACGTGTCTGAAGTGGTGATTGGGGCCCCGTACGCGGTCACAGCAGAGCTCCTGAGTCACTTCAAGGTGAGGCTCCGCATGGGCTCACCTTGTTCCCACATGGGCTGGGAACACAGGCGGGCTATGGGCTCCTCCTACACAGGGCCTAGGAGGTGCCTGGGCTGAGGAAGGGGCAGGGTCGGCTCTCCCAACCCCCAGGGCCTGTGCTGGGCTGTGGGTGGCTACGGCAGCTGCCTCCCCAGGGAGGGCTCCTGACCTCCCACTCCTTCTCCAGGTGGACCTGGTGTGTCACGGCAAGACGGAAATTATCCCTGACAGGGACGGCTCCGACCCATACCAGGTGGGTCATGCTGGCCCTTGCTGGGCACAGGGGTTGCCATTGGCACCTCCCAGCCATTTAATGTCTCACTGTGCCTACCTGGGAaacgggcatggtggctgcagCTGCTCTGACTACACCACTCCCACAGGACCCTGGGCACTGGTCTCTCTCTGGGGCAGGGCACCGGATGGGTCTTGAGGAGGTCAGCAGGGACCTTCATCCCGCTCCTCCTCTCTGGACCCCCAGGAACCCAAGAGAAGGGGCATCTTCTGTCAGATTGACAGTGGCAGCAACCTCACCACGGACCTCATCGTGCAGCGGATCATCACCAACAGGTGCAGCTGGGTGGGGGCACCTTGGAGCCGCCTCGTAGGGGCTCTCCGCTAGACTTACTCTGCCCTCCCCCCAGGTTGGAGTATGAGGCACGAAACCAGAAGAAAGAAGCCAAGGAGCTGGCATTTCTGGAGGCCGCCAGGCGGCAGGCGGCACAGCCCCTGGGGGAGCGCGATGGCGACTTCTGACCTGGCGGAGGCCCTGGCCGGCCCTCCCCCTGCTCTGCTTCTGCACCTTCTGCATTTGGACATAGGACTCTGCAGGGCCGCCCTCTCTAATTGGCCTGGCTCTAGAAGGGCTGGTGACGactctgcctcctgcctgcctTTAAGGTGCCTGGTTTGCAGCACTTTCCACCCTTTCCAGCGAAGCTGCTCAGAGAGAGTGTCCAGCACAGTGGAGAGGCCGGCAGTGAGACGGGCAGACAGCACCTGCAGCCCGAAATGCAGCACTCCTGCGTGCGCCCCCACCTGGTCCCCGGATGTCCCCACCACCTGGACAGAGGCCACACTGACTGCCCACCCAGCTGTGGCGGGAGGTGCAGAGCGGAGGGCTTTAGGGAGCAGCGACTACAGTCACCCCTTTAGTTCTCTGGGTGCAGACCACACCTCCCACTTGGCACCCCCCAACACGGTGTCCTGCCACCCGGCGCCTGGCTCCAGGAAAACACGCTTGCCTTCATTCCCGGCAGCTTCGCCGCTCTCCTTATGGACTCTGTTCTGTTTGTACATGGCTGATGTAAATCTCTTTGGTACAACCGAATAAAGCCTGGTGGCACTGCTGCATGGGGCTCCCAGCCCTGCTGGGAAGGACCAGGGAACCACCCAGCAAGCAGAGCCTCTTGGCCCTGCCCTGACCATGCAGCCGGCAGCCGGGTGTGCAGCAGGCAGCCTGGCAGTGAGTGAAACCCCGGCCTCCAACCCTCCAAAGCCAGGGGCCACCCCCTATAGCAGGCGATGCTAGAACAGGAAGGAGAGCCAGGGCTGAGGCTCCTTGCCCCTTGGCCCCTCCAGGGGCCATGGGATCTCTGTCTCCTGCACGCCTGTCAGGGCCCGCCTGGAGCAGCCCAGAGGCTGAAGAGGCTCTTACTGCAGCCTCCGGGAGGTGTCTGGGGAGCCCATAGACTGCCTGGTCTCGCCGCACTCAAAATGAGGCTTATGATCAGGACTTGTTTCAGCCCCACACTCCTCACCAGAATGGGCCCTGCCCTGCAGCACCTGACCCATGTGGGGCCTCCGTGGGCCTGTCTGCTGCTGTTGTGAGGTTGACCTCATGACCCAGCACAGGAGCCGGAGGCGAGCTGCACATGAGGCTCCCCACAGCCCAGGAAGGCAGCCTCTCACCCTGCTCTCCGAGCCAGGGGCCAAGGTGTGAGGGGCACAGGCCATCCTCGTGCTGTCAGGCCCCTGCTTTCAGAGGTGGGGTGGTGCCGAGGCTCCCACTCAGACCCCTGGGCTGCAGGGTCCCCTGAGCAGAGGGACCAGCCACTTCCCCATAGACAGATTGGTGCGGGACAGGGGCTGCCTGGGCCCCAGGCTTGGGGAGGGTGGAAAGGCCCCGCCTGTTGCTGCCTGGGCCCGGAAGTGGGCCTGGCCCTGTTCCTTTGGAAGCATTGGAGGCCAGGGCCCAAGCCAGTGCTGGAGTCACCCAACCGCCGAGGGAGAACCCACCTGTCTCCCACCCTCAGCTCTGGGGAAGCATGCTCTGGGTCTCTGGGGCCAGGGCTCAGGCCCCCAGCTCTCCTCTTTGCCCCTGCACCCTCGGACTTGGCCTGGCCAGAAGGGATGGGGGCAAGAGGAAAGCAGCCAGGGGCTCCAGCCCATTCCCTCACAGATTTGCCTCTCCAGTCGGGGAGCGAAGGGCTGGGGAAGACACTGGGGACCTGCAGTTTCCCCCAGGGAACACCAAGGTTAGGCGCGGCTTCACCGCGGGGCTGCGTCGTGGCCAGCTTGGCCCCTGGGTCTGAAGACCTCTGGGCGGCCCGGGCCAACCTTGCCCTGCCGCCGCACACCCAGCTGCCCTCTCATACCCAGGCTTGGGGACTTCCAGGTCCCGATCCCCTCGTGGCCTGGCTGCCAGTCATCCAGTAGCCCTCACTCCGAGGCCAcctcattatttatttgtttaccacGAACTGCGGGGTGGACGGAGTAGGGGAGAGCTGGGGCGCCATCCCGCGCCGGCGGGGCCTGGGGTCCCCGAGTAGGACGATGGTGGCGGGGGTCCCCAGCAGTGCCAGGAGAGGTCCGGGTTCCGGGCTCAGGGGGCGCGGCAGTCGGCTGAGCGCAGGGACAGGAAGACGTCCGCCTTGCACTGGGAGGTCCCGCGGCCGTCGGGCAGCCGCTCGCACCTCTGCAGGTTCGGAGCGACGTCCTGGACGCACACGGCCTGGGGCGGGCGGGCAGAGGCTGAGAGGCCGCCGCGCCCCACCCCGTCCTGCCGCCGCACCCCGTCAGCCCCGGGCCCGCCCGCTGGACTCACGAGGCTCCGCAGTCTGGGGTGCAGTTGCGGCTCCGGGGAGGCGCCGGCCCGGCCCGGGGGTTCCGCCCCTCTGTGCGGCCGGGAGCGCCGCGCGTACGGGGACCTGCGGAAGCCGGACAGCAGCCCCGCGGCGCGGCCCACAGAGTAGGAGCTGCGCCCCGCCGCCGGCTTGTACCACGCGAGGCCGGGCGGCGCCAGCAGCAGGCACAGCGCCAGGGTGGCGGCCGCCAGTGTCGCGGGCCGGGCCATGGGGACGCGGGCGGGCGGCGGCGTCGGGGCTCGGAGCGGCCACCGCCTGGGCCGCCTTATATCTGCGGCGGGGGCGGGCCGAGGCTGCGGGGGGCCGGGAGGGGCGGCGGGCGGGCTGGGGGTGCAGCCGGCGCGCGCGGAGGATCCGCGGCACCACCGCATCCCAGAGGAACCAGCCGCGCGGGTGAGCGCTGGAGGCGCGCAGGATCTGGCGCTTGGTCGGAGCCCGACGCCCCTCAAGCTCCCCACCCACGCCGCTCGCGTCCTTCAGGCCCGGCCTGCGTGGGCCTCAGTGGGAGCAGGGGAGGGCCCACGGGCGCTCAGCCCGAGGAGTCGTCCCCCAGGAAGTCCCCAGGACTCCTGAGGCTGGAGAGCCAGCCACACTGCGCAGTGCCCAGGGGGCGGTTTTCCCACCCTGAGGGGTATTCTTGGCTCCAGGCATGAGTCCATGTGGCTTGTGGGGCCCTCATTTCCTTCATGCCCTTCGGGGAAGGTGCCACCAGCAGGGCTGCTACTGACGGGGTGCTCTGGGAGCAGGGAAGAAGGTCAGGCACTGACCTCAGGAAAGCCACACCAAGGCACTGGGGCTCCACGATTCCTGGAGGCCCCTCTCTGCCAGCTCTGCCCCTGGAAGGGCACCAGGCAGGACTGCCAGCCGCTCTCTTGGCAGGGGACATCCGCCTTCAAGCTCACTGTGCCCTCACCATTTCATGCTCCCCCAAGGTCCTGGTCACGTCTTCTTTTGGATATCTCCCCAGGACAGGCACTGGCACTGGAGCCCTGGTACTTGTTTCTGGGTTCCATGCTTCCCAGGTGTGATGGTGAACACTTGAGTGTTATTTTGATGGGatcgaaggatgcaaagtattgtccCTGGTGTGTCCATGAGGGCGTTGCCAGAGGAGATTCCCCTTTGAGTCAgtggctgggagaggcagacccaccctcaatccaGGTGGGCACcacctaatcagctgccagcacagccagcagacaagcaggcagaggaacgtggaaagactagactggctgagtctggcctccatctttctcccgtgctggatgcttcctgccctcgaacatcagactcccaagttcttcagctttcgGACTCTTGGACCCACACCAGTGGCTTGCCAGGGGCTCTCCgccctttggccacagactgaaggctgcactgttggcttctctacttttgttttgggactcagactggcttccttgctcctcatctTGCAGATGGCTTATTGTGCGACTTCACCTTGTGATAGTGTGAGTCAACACTCCCAACAAACTCTTCATATATACTCTTCATATAGAGAGTCCTGTCTCTAGGGAACTCTGACACAGATTTCAGGTGAGGCCTGGTCCACTCCCGGGTGCTGTGAGGAAGGAAGTGTCAAGAGGCTCCCACTGGGCACAGGGCACTGGCCCCATGAATGCCAAGGGCTCCCTAGGTTACTAGAGACACAGCCTGCGCTGTCCAGAAGCAGCCTGAGACCCTGGGGCTGCCGCTCCCCCAGTGGCCCCTTCCCACCACAATTGTGGGGAGCAACGGAGCCACCCAGGGCCACCCTTCCCTAGGTAGGGAAGCCTCAGACGTGTGGACACACTTCCCAGTGTCAAGACACCGGGAGGCCCAGCTCCAGCGAGGAGCTGCAGACAGTCCCAGTGAGAACCATGGACGCCTGCTTAGAGATGGTGGCCTTCAGTCTGGGGGCACCACAAGCAGCAGCCGCCAGCTGTGCACAGCCAGAGTCCCTCAGAGCCAGCCCTAGGGAGGGTCCAGGGCCGCCCGGCCATCCAGCAGGCAAAAGCATGCCTCAGGCCCTACCCTCCCGCTCCTTCTCCTCCCAGTTGTGACTCAGGGTTTGATGAGTGCCTTGACAGCGTTTCACGGAGATGTTTATTCATGAGAGTTTTCATATCAAAACACACCGAGACCGCATCAATATGCTGAGAACACAGGCACCCAGCGGCCTCCAGCAAGATTTGAGTAGTTTAATGAGTTTTTACTTATTGGATAAAAGTGTCAACATAGTGATGGGAAAACAAACACAGCTCCAGCCCTTGTTTCCACCTTGTTACAGCCCAGGGGCGCTGTCCCCAGCAGCAGCTACCGCAGCCATCAGCGCCAGCATGAGGAAGGGGCCGCGGGACGCCCCCTCCAGCGAGGGCCAGGCCGGGCCTCACTCCTTGAACTTCCATTCCTGGCGACACATGGGGCAGTGCTGCTGCACCTGCTGCGCGTGCAGCCACTTGAGGATGCAGTGCATGTGGAAGCAGTGGGAGCACTGGCCCCACACCAGCGGGCAGTCGTCGCCAGGCACCTTGCCTACAGAGGGGAGGTGGGGAAAAGGACAGGCATGACCAGGCTGGACACAGAGCACGTGACAAGCCAGGCAGGGATGCAGGTTGGGACCCTGGGCAGTGGCTCCAGCACTGCAGCCTCTCATGTTTCAGAGAAGCTGAAATCAGGAGTGTTACCCAATCGGTCTCCTGACCAGCCTGCCCCCAGGAGAAGACCAGCAACTACACCAGACATGAGGCCTCCACCTGGGGCAACCACGCCCAGGCTCATCATGTTCAGCAGGGAGCCCAGGAACCTTGCTGAAGAGGCGGCATCAGGGAGGAGGCACTCTGGTCTAGACCACTGTCCCCTGTGCTTGAGGCTGGGGAAAAAGGGCATCGTCTGACCTACAGGCCCTGGGCCCACCTGCAGACACTTGATCTGTGATGCCAAAAAGGTCACATGAATGGTCAAGACGCCAAGGAGACACACATCTGAGTAGTGAACTGGTCTCGTGATCAAGGGCATGAGGGGTGGGGCTTGGGGACCTAGAAGACTCTTCCCTAGACACCAGGAATTCGGGGTGCCGCCCAAGCACTGGGGACGTCGTGTCGACGGGCCCTGCCTCCCAGGACAGGCACAGGCTGTGGGCACGAGCCCAAACACCTAGAAATGCTTTCTCCATGGAGAGAGCCTGACAGAAAGGGATACTCATATCAGCCATGATCAAGAGAAACAAGTGTCCCTGATCTCCAAGAGCCTGGAAAACCCCATGAAACAGCTGCTGCCAGCAGAGCATGGCaagtcccagccccagccccgggGCAGGGTCGGTCTGGCATTGTGGCGCTGGAGCTCGTGGCCGCCCTCCTGTCCTGGCGGCACCGGCCCCACAGCATGCCCACTCCCAGCCCTGGGAGGACCTGCCCATGGGGGCTTTCTAGCCTCAGCACAACTCTGCTTGAAATCACCCCTTTCAAATGAGAGCTGAAGCTTGCTAGCCCCGAGGAGCAGGGTCTGAGTACGCAGGAGAGGCCCCGTTGGACAAAGGTGCCGCTTTGTTCTAGTGCGTAACCCACCCAAAGCCGGCCTGGGGTGTCTGATGAGTCCGCAGATGCACTGAGGCTGACTCATTCAAGGACCTGCTGATCTCCtgattgcatttctttaattaaaacTCCTCTCGgcaaaactgcattgccacgagAGTCCTCTGGGATGCGGGATAGACTCACTGTTTACCAGCCTCGGGCTCCCACGGTCTTTGTTGAACTTAGCCACTCTGAATTTTTCAAAGGAGTTCAATTTTAGCAAAAGAAACCTGGTGCTGCTTAGCCCGGAAGCACATTAGATTTGTCAAACGCTTTGCGCATTAACACTGACTCATTATAACGTAACCATCAGCAGGTCCAAAAATCAGACTCTCAAATCCTTAGTGTGCAGCCAACAGGTCCCATTTTAACAAAGCCTGGGCGCACTGTGCCAGTGGAGAGATGCTGAGAGTTCAGGGTAACACCCCTCTGGATGTCCCATCGGCCAGAGCCCTGGCATGGTGCAGGCCGGGCTCTGCAGGCTGCCTGTGGACCCACCAATGCAGTCAGTCGGGGGCTGCCTAGTGCCGCCTCTCATCCACAGGATTCACTACCCACATCTGGCCCACAGATGCAGCCAGACTAGGCGTGGACACATGGTTTGGAGGAATTTCAGAAGTTAACCTGCTGCTCCAGAAGTGGAGTGACTGCCCTCAGGGTACCCCATGCTGTCTTTGTTACATCCTTAAGAGCAATTTAAAAGAGATCAAATAAAACCATGCCTTGTGAATTTAGTTATTAACCTAATTAGCTATTAGGTACAAATCCAATCAGGCAGAGTCAATCAATAATTTCCTAATATTACACTCTACCCATTTGATTAAATGAGGATTAATTCCTGAGTAATGAGATTTCTGTTTAGCTAGGGCCAATGTAAAAGTTAAGCCTAGAATAACAAGTATTTGTACTGGCCAGGcaccatgcctataatcccagcactttgggaggctgtggcaggacagagtcaagagtttgagaccagcctgggaaacacagtgagactccatttccacaaaaaaaaaaaaattaaaaatttatgtagttttgttcaggcatggtggctcacgtct
It includes:
- the PCYT2 gene encoding ethanolamine-phosphate cytidylyltransferase isoform X10, which produces MVHYGHSNQLRQARAMGDYLIVGVHTDEEIAKHKGPPVFTQEERYKMVQAIKWVDEVVPAAPYVTTLETLDKYNCDFCVHGNDITLTVDGRDTYEEVKQAGRYRECKRTQGVSTTDLVGRMLLVTKAHHSSQEMSSEYREYADSFGKCPGGRNPWTGVSQFLQTSQKIIQFASGKEPQPGETVIYVAGAFDLFHIGHVDFLEKVHRLAERPYIIAGLHFDQEVNHYKGKNYPIMNLHERTLSVLACRYVSEVVIGAPYAVTAELLSHFKVDLVCHGKTEIIPDRDGSDPYQEPKRRGIFCQIDSGSNLTTDLIVQRIITNRLEYEARNQKKEAKELAFLEAARRQAAQPLGERDGDF
- the PCYT2 gene encoding ethanolamine-phosphate cytidylyltransferase isoform X13, with product MVQAIKWVDEVVPAAPYVTTLETLDKYNCDFCVHGNDITLTVDGRDTYEEVKQAGRYRECKRTQGVSTTDLVGRMLLVTKAHHSSQEMSSEYREYADSFGKCPGGRNPWTGVSQFLQTSQKIIQFASGKEPQPGETVIYVAGAFDLFHIGHVDFLEKVHRLAERPYIIAGLHFDQEVNHYKGKNYPIMNLHERTLSVLACRYVSEVVIGAPYAVTAELLSHFKVDLVCHGKTEIIPDRDGSDPYQEPKRRGIFCQIDSGSNLTTDLIVQRIITNRLEYEARNQKKEAKELAFLEAARRQAAQPLGERDGDF
- the PCYT2 gene encoding ethanolamine-phosphate cytidylyltransferase isoform X11, which gives rise to MNLHERTLSVLACRYVSEVVIGAPYAVTAELLSHFKVDLVCHGKTEIIPDRDGSDPYQDPGHWSLSGAGHRMGLEEVSRDLHPAPPLWTPRNPREGASSVRLTVAATSPRTSSCSGSSPTGWSMRHETRRKKPRSWHFWRPPGGRRHSPWGSAMATSDLAEALAGPPPALLLHLLHLDIGLCRAALSNWPGSRRAGDDSASCLPLRCLVCSTFHPFQRSCSERVSSTVERPAVRRADSTCSPKCSTPACAPTWSPDVPTTWTEATLTAHPAVAGGAERRALGSSDYSHPFSSLGADHTSHLAPPNTVSCHPAPGSRKTRLPSFPAASPLSLWTLFCLYMADVNLFGTTE